A single Candidatus Eisenbacteria bacterium DNA region contains:
- a CDS encoding recombinase family protein: protein IPAGEIERFVVERIKGIGADPKLQEKVLETIRANVKGQLDELDCERRTISKDLKRWSARVKRLVGSSSKGRDRKSGAAALVDLQGRIESAEGRLGEINKRKAELESSRVDEKELNIAMENFVPIWDTLSPREQARAIQLLVERVVYDGDMLSITFRPSGIKALIEEG from the coding sequence ATTCCGGCAGGTGAGATCGAGCGGTTCGTTGTCGAGCGGATTAAGGGCATCGGAGCCGATCCGAAGCTCCAGGAAAAGGTGTTGGAAACGATCCGGGCAAATGTGAAGGGGCAGCTCGATGAACTCGACTGCGAGCGGCGGACAATCTCCAAGGACCTGAAGCGGTGGTCCGCCAGGGTCAAACGGCTTGTGGGATCGTCCTCTAAGGGTCGAGATCGGAAATCGGGGGCCGCCGCGCTTGTCGATCTCCAGGGACGCATCGAGTCCGCTGAGGGGCGACTCGGTGAGATCAATAAGCGAAAGGCCGAGCTGGAGAGTAGCCGGGTTGACGAGAAAGAACTGAATATTGCCATGGAGAATTTCGTACCGATATGGGACACCCTCTCACCACGGGAGCAAGCCCGTGCCATCCAGCTTCTTGTGGAACGCGTGGTTTATGACGGCGATATGCTCTCCATTACATTTCGACCGTCTGGGATTAAGGCATTGATCGAGGAGGGATGA